A genomic window from Cytobacillus suaedae includes:
- a CDS encoding PAS domain S-box protein, with translation MKLETGFLSTNHSFVNETINDHSFVHLVLSVNSSGKVLYISSNCEEILGFSQSELIGSYIKSVIHEDDQFLVESYFFNETTHEPCTFRMLHKDGTYLWVNSKIDLVKKTLTDKSKEILFQIIVNDQDTVRSKPTLELLSTTNKDQTELLFTKEDSFSLVEVTPYAIILADKGRIVYVNEATRRLLGAKKIEDIIGLDIYQIALEPFHTVIEKRLKSIHDGYTVGVIEEKWKRLDQSIIDVDVRLSSVRLQGQLFEYFVLDDISSRKNFQGILQKSRERYQNIIHNSIDTIAVVFDNRWVFINESGVKMFESGSYTEMLGTSIYKYLHSDEHSKVDELIGSVLSEKKERKSKQTWYTASGKELYSEQIFIPTTYFGEPAIQVIIRDITERKQAEELMLKSEKLSIAGQLAAGIAHEIRNPLTAIKGFFHLIKTDQQQQYFDIVESELNRIEAILSELLVLSKPTEIRFKRTNIELLIQDVMTLLETQAIMNNIQLKSSFMKTESTIMCDENQIKQVFINLIKNALDAMPNGGVITISTEVLDNQIRISVKDEGVGIPEHIVKRIGEPFYTTKEKGTGLGLMVSFKIIENHQGTITIFSEMNKGTTITVALPLED, from the coding sequence ATGAAACTAGAAACAGGATTTCTTTCAACGAATCATTCTTTTGTAAATGAAACAATAAATGATCATTCATTTGTGCATCTAGTATTATCTGTTAATTCAAGTGGTAAAGTTCTTTATATATCCTCAAACTGTGAGGAAATTCTAGGATTCTCTCAAAGTGAGTTAATTGGTTCATACATTAAAAGCGTTATCCATGAAGATGACCAATTTTTAGTGGAAAGTTATTTCTTTAATGAGACGACCCATGAACCCTGTACATTTAGGATGCTTCATAAGGATGGAACTTATTTATGGGTTAATAGTAAAATAGACCTAGTAAAAAAGACCTTAACAGATAAATCCAAAGAAATTTTATTCCAAATAATTGTAAATGATCAAGATACAGTCAGAAGTAAACCTACATTAGAACTTCTCTCGACTACTAATAAAGATCAGACTGAATTGCTTTTTACTAAGGAAGATTCATTTTCGTTGGTCGAGGTTACACCATACGCTATAATCCTAGCCGATAAGGGAAGAATTGTTTATGTTAATGAAGCAACGAGGAGATTGTTAGGTGCTAAAAAAATAGAAGATATTATTGGATTAGACATCTATCAGATCGCACTGGAACCCTTTCATACTGTCATAGAGAAAAGATTAAAGTCAATTCATGATGGTTACACAGTTGGTGTTATTGAGGAAAAGTGGAAAAGATTAGACCAATCAATTATTGATGTAGATGTACGGTTGTCTTCAGTAAGGTTACAAGGACAACTTTTTGAGTATTTTGTATTAGACGATATCTCTTCACGAAAAAACTTTCAAGGAATCCTCCAAAAAAGTAGAGAACGTTACCAAAACATTATTCATAACTCTATTGATACAATAGCAGTGGTATTTGACAATCGTTGGGTATTTATTAACGAATCTGGTGTGAAAATGTTCGAGTCTGGAAGTTACACAGAGATGCTAGGAACAAGTATTTATAAATATCTCCACTCAGATGAGCATTCAAAAGTTGATGAATTGATCGGGTCTGTACTCTCGGAAAAGAAAGAAAGGAAGAGTAAACAAACTTGGTATACAGCTTCTGGTAAAGAACTTTACTCTGAGCAAATATTCATTCCTACAACATATTTTGGTGAGCCTGCCATTCAAGTAATCATTAGGGATATTACAGAGCGAAAGCAAGCAGAAGAATTAATGCTCAAGTCTGAAAAGCTTTCAATAGCAGGACAGTTAGCAGCAGGAATTGCACATGAAATAAGAAACCCATTAACAGCTATAAAAGGCTTTTTCCACCTTATAAAAACGGATCAGCAACAACAATATTTTGATATAGTAGAATCAGAATTAAATCGGATTGAAGCCATCTTAAGTGAGCTGTTGGTTTTATCAAAGCCTACAGAAATAAGGTTTAAGAGGACAAATATTGAATTACTTATTCAAGATGTAATGACACTACTTGAAACACAAGCAATTATGAACAATATTCAATTAAAATCGTCCTTTATGAAAACAGAATCTACTATAATGTGTGATGAAAACCAAATAAAGCAAGTATTTATTAATCTTATTAAGAATGCGCTTGATGCGATGCCTAATGGTGGAGTCATTACTATCTCGACTGAAGTGTTGGATAACCAGATAAGGATTTCTGTTAAGGATGAAGGTGTTGGAATTCCAGAACACATTGTAAAACGTATTGGGGAACCTTTTTACACGACAAAAGAAAAAGGTACAGGTTTAGGACTTATGGTTAGTTTTAAAATTATTGAAAATCACCAGGGAACGATTACAATTTTTAGTGAGATGAATAAAGGTACTACCATAACAGTTGCTTTACCACTTGAAGACTAA
- a CDS encoding aminotransferase A, producing MEHLINKNVQSIEISGIRKFFNMVSDYKDVISLTIGQPDFHTPNHVKSAGITAIEKNFTTYTHNAGYIELRTAACQFLEKKYNLVYKPETEVITTTGASQAIDIVFRTILEKGSEVILPGPVYPGYEPLITLCGAVPVYADTRENGFRLTAEIIEKHLTANTRCVVLPYPSNPTGVTLSEKELSDIATLLKGRDIFILSDEIYSELVFEGKHHSISNLLREQTIVINGLSKSHSMTGWRIGFVFAPEWLTRHMLKVHQYNVSCASSISQQAAIEALTNGVDDALPMRLEYMKRLDYVYNRLVAMDIEVVKPNGAFYLFPSIEKFGMTSFDLAMKLVKEAGIAVVPGSAFSHYGEGYVRLSYAYSMETLEKALDRLETFVKSHS from the coding sequence GTGGAGCACCTAATAAATAAAAATGTACAATCAATTGAGATCTCAGGGATCCGTAAATTTTTTAATATGGTATCAGATTATAAAGATGTTATTTCTTTAACAATCGGCCAACCAGACTTTCATACACCAAACCATGTAAAATCAGCTGGTATTACAGCCATTGAAAAAAATTTTACTACCTATACTCATAATGCTGGCTACATAGAATTAAGAACCGCAGCTTGTCAATTTCTTGAAAAAAAGTACAACCTAGTCTATAAACCAGAAACCGAGGTCATTACTACAACAGGTGCCAGCCAAGCAATTGATATCGTTTTTAGGACCATTCTTGAAAAAGGATCTGAAGTCATTTTACCAGGCCCTGTCTACCCAGGTTATGAGCCACTTATTACGCTCTGTGGGGCAGTTCCTGTTTACGCTGACACACGAGAAAATGGCTTCCGTTTAACAGCTGAAATAATTGAAAAGCACCTAACGGCAAATACACGATGTGTAGTTTTACCATATCCTTCAAATCCAACGGGTGTTACATTATCCGAGAAAGAACTTAGTGACATTGCTACTCTTTTAAAAGGAAGAGATATTTTTATATTATCTGATGAAATTTATAGTGAATTAGTCTTTGAAGGAAAACATCATTCAATCTCCAACCTACTGAGGGAGCAAACCATCGTAATTAATGGGTTATCAAAATCTCACTCAATGACCGGTTGGCGAATTGGATTTGTTTTTGCACCTGAATGGCTAACACGTCATATGTTAAAGGTCCACCAATACAATGTTTCCTGCGCTTCCTCAATAAGTCAGCAAGCTGCTATCGAAGCATTAACAAACGGAGTAGATGATGCCTTACCTATGAGGCTTGAATATATGAAGCGTCTTGATTATGTATACAATCGCCTTGTAGCTATGGATATTGAAGTGGTTAAACCAAATGGAGCCTTCTATCTCTTCCCGTCTATTGAAAAATTTGGAATGACATCATTCGATCTAGCTATGAAGCTTGTAAAAGAAGCTGGAATAGCCGTTGTACCAGGAAGTGCCTTCTCACACTACGGTGAAGGCTATGTTCGGTTATCCTATGCCTACTCTATGGAAACACTAGAAAAAGCACTAGACCGATTAGAAACATTTGTTAAGTCACATTCCTAA
- a CDS encoding DUF2500 domain-containing protein, whose amino-acid sequence MSAFGTIIFLIVIGGFIYVIGKGLMTWSSNNAATPVSTFAKVLSKRTQVYGGSGESRARTAYFITFELGSGERVELQVKPKDSGLIVEGDKGTLMYQGTRFNGFSRKVTNNE is encoded by the coding sequence ATGAGTGCTTTTGGAACGATCATTTTCCTTATCGTAATAGGTGGATTTATCTATGTTATTGGAAAAGGGTTAATGACATGGTCATCAAATAATGCTGCTACACCAGTTTCTACTTTTGCAAAGGTCTTATCAAAGCGTACACAGGTATATGGTGGAAGCGGTGAATCAAGGGCAAGAACTGCGTACTTTATTACGTTTGAATTAGGTAGTGGAGAAAGAGTAGAACTACAAGTAAAACCCAAGGATTCAGGCCTAATCGTCGAAGGGGATAAAGGCACTCTTATGTACCAGGGAACTCGCTTTAATGGATTCTCTAGAAAGGTAACAAATAACGAATAG
- the kynB gene encoding arylformamidase — MKIIDISQVLHNDIPVWPGDTPFSFELSWTKEASGSVNVGKIEMSAHTGTHIDAPFHFDNEGKKVIELDLELYIGPALVVEKKNIEMLSPEHFNDVNFEGVSRILIKTGSWIDQSLFPSSIPSLSPDLAPFLAKKGIKLIGVDVPSVDMLDSKELPAHHSLLENDIHILEGIVLDSVKEGIYELVALPLPIKEADGSPVRAVLIER; from the coding sequence ATGAAAATTATTGATATTTCTCAGGTATTACATAATGACATACCAGTTTGGCCAGGGGATACTCCATTTTCTTTTGAATTAAGCTGGACTAAAGAGGCTTCAGGTTCCGTGAATGTTGGTAAAATAGAGATGAGCGCTCATACGGGTACTCACATTGATGCACCTTTTCACTTTGATAACGAGGGTAAAAAAGTAATAGAACTAGATTTAGAACTTTATATAGGGCCAGCATTAGTAGTAGAGAAAAAGAATATTGAAATGCTTTCTCCTGAACACTTTAATGATGTTAATTTTGAGGGAGTCTCTAGGATTTTAATTAAAACTGGATCGTGGATTGATCAAAGTCTATTTCCTTCATCCATTCCATCCCTATCTCCAGATCTTGCGCCATTTTTAGCAAAGAAGGGGATAAAATTAATTGGAGTAGATGTTCCTTCGGTAGATATGCTAGATAGCAAAGAGTTACCAGCACACCATAGTTTATTAGAAAACGATATTCACATCCTAGAAGGTATTGTATTAGATTCCGTAAAAGAAGGGATCTATGAATTAGTAGCTCTTCCTCTTCCAATAAAAGAAGCTGACGGAAGTCCAGTCCGAGCAGTCTTAATCGAGCGATAA
- a CDS encoding IDEAL domain-containing protein: MKTCKRKYVLIKNNEKKYISYNLTEADRFMFEQYAGMVLDELCYRFNLQRLQESINNALDKNDKQLFAEVSLKYNKLLQDNR, from the coding sequence ATGAAAACGTGTAAAAGAAAATATGTGCTAATAAAAAACAATGAAAAGAAATATATAAGTTATAATCTTACGGAAGCTGACCGATTCATGTTTGAGCAATATGCGGGTATGGTTTTAGATGAATTATGTTATCGTTTTAACTTACAAAGATTGCAGGAGTCAATTAATAATGCGCTTGATAAAAATGATAAACAACTATTTGCAGAGGTAAGTCTAAAATATAACAAGCTTTTACAAGATAATAGATAA
- a CDS encoding IDEAL domain-containing protein yields MNQNGQKNELLIITSNNSESTMFEKEADLVINQSLFSFKQTKLMEQIDHTLVNRDEVLFMELSKKYSMLLSQYNYLL; encoded by the coding sequence ATGAACCAAAACGGGCAAAAGAATGAATTACTTATTATTACTTCTAATAACAGCGAATCTACAATGTTTGAAAAGGAAGCTGATTTGGTTATTAATCAATCACTGTTCTCCTTTAAGCAAACAAAACTAATGGAACAAATTGATCATACCCTTGTTAACAGAGATGAAGTCCTTTTTATGGAACTTTCAAAAAAGTATTCGATGCTTTTATCTCAGTACAATTATTTACTATAG
- a CDS encoding VOC family protein: MKKGIIHHIELYVSNLEKSKVFWTWLLSELGYEPYQKWDKGFSWKLGDTYLVFVKVEERFNDIAYHRCRVGLNHLAFHLDTREEVNKITEKLMSKNIPLLYKDRHPFAGGPDYYAVFFEDPDRIKVELVASSE, encoded by the coding sequence ATGAAAAAGGGAATCATCCATCACATTGAGCTTTATGTTTCAAATCTAGAAAAATCAAAAGTGTTCTGGACCTGGTTATTATCTGAATTAGGGTACGAACCTTACCAAAAATGGGACAAGGGATTTAGTTGGAAGCTTGGAGATACCTATCTTGTTTTTGTTAAAGTTGAAGAACGATTTAATGACATTGCTTACCATCGCTGTCGGGTCGGATTAAATCATTTAGCTTTTCATCTTGATACAAGAGAAGAGGTAAACAAGATTACAGAAAAATTAATGAGCAAGAACATTCCGTTATTATATAAAGATAGGCACCCTTTTGCTGGCGGTCCAGATTACTACGCAGTTTTTTTTGAAGACCCTGACAGAATTAAAGTCGAATTAGTTGCTTCTTCAGAATAG
- a CDS encoding sialidase has translation MYHYPNHYQPYPQQYTYGSYSYYYQQPPNRSNNSAYSQEYIRQQQDTFRRVWNAIKSEVEPIFKRFQEYNIDRRFLRFLFRQVVQFLIVTQNQYTGSIKQRVNQAYNALRNQLGWLFNVLQAYNLPVQEFEKAIKDLIRLVLLNLDYQPEKDWSEWEDLGGVLTSGPTASSWGRNRIDVFVRGKNRQLYHKWWDGTKWNDWEGLGGTLTSAPAAVSWGNNRVDVFARGTNQQLIHKYWNGSSWSAWEDLGGTLTSSPAVSSRGENRLDVFVRGSNKRLYQKVWDGTRWGDWIDLGGELTSAPAAISWGANRVDVFARGQNRELYHKYWDGNQWSGWESLGGTLTSSPSVASWGPNRLDVFVKGTDEHIYTINWDKTKWSDWERIGNSVTSEPAAVSWGKGRIDLFAKGPEDQLLHKWKE, from the coding sequence ATGTATCATTACCCAAATCACTATCAACCATATCCTCAACAATACACTTATGGCTCTTATTCATATTATTATCAGCAACCACCCAATCGATCAAATAATTCAGCCTATTCTCAAGAATATATTAGACAACAGCAAGACACGTTTAGAAGGGTTTGGAATGCCATTAAGAGTGAGGTAGAGCCGATATTTAAAAGATTTCAAGAGTATAATATTGATCGAAGGTTTTTACGTTTTCTTTTCAGACAGGTAGTTCAATTTCTAATTGTCACCCAGAACCAGTATACAGGTTCCATAAAACAACGAGTTAATCAAGCATATAATGCGTTAAGAAACCAGCTAGGCTGGCTATTTAACGTGTTACAAGCTTATAATCTTCCAGTTCAAGAATTTGAGAAAGCAATAAAGGATCTTATTCGATTAGTTCTCTTAAATCTAGACTACCAGCCTGAAAAGGACTGGAGTGAATGGGAGGATTTAGGTGGTGTACTAACATCTGGTCCTACCGCTTCATCATGGGGAAGGAACCGAATTGATGTTTTTGTTAGGGGTAAAAATAGACAGCTATATCATAAATGGTGGGACGGTACTAAGTGGAATGACTGGGAAGGGCTAGGAGGCACCTTAACATCTGCACCGGCAGCCGTTTCATGGGGAAACAATCGCGTAGATGTATTTGCAAGAGGTACAAATCAACAGCTAATCCATAAATATTGGAATGGATCTAGTTGGAGTGCTTGGGAAGACCTGGGAGGAACACTAACCTCATCGCCAGCAGTATCGTCTAGAGGTGAGAATCGGTTAGATGTTTTTGTACGGGGTTCAAATAAAAGGCTATATCAGAAGGTTTGGGATGGAACGAGATGGGGAGATTGGATTGACTTAGGCGGGGAATTAACTTCAGCTCCTGCTGCCATTTCTTGGGGAGCAAACCGAGTGGATGTTTTTGCGAGAGGTCAAAATCGAGAATTGTATCATAAGTATTGGGATGGAAATCAATGGTCCGGTTGGGAAAGCCTGGGAGGAACCTTAACTTCAAGTCCGAGTGTCGCTTCTTGGGGTCCAAACCGCTTAGATGTTTTTGTTAAGGGAACGGATGAACATATTTATACTATCAATTGGGATAAAACTAAATGGAGTGACTGGGAGAGAATCGGAAATAGTGTTACATCTGAACCAGCAGCTGTTTCATGGGGAAAAGGAAGAATAGATCTGTTTGCAAAAGGGCCAGAAGATCAACTTCTTCATAAATGGAAAGAATAA